The following coding sequences lie in one Loxodonta africana isolate mLoxAfr1 chromosome X, mLoxAfr1.hap2, whole genome shotgun sequence genomic window:
- the LOC100675308 gene encoding melanoma-associated antigen B2-like, with the protein MPRGHKSKLRAREKRRQTQGDAHSADGAQAIAAEEEGSPSSSSPPFEGSPPSSPATAVPQGPQSIPPITTGAAGASSTRAAGGAEGQDEGGPSSSAAPAPTERSQRDPVTRRVSMLLQFLLYKYKMKEPITKAEMMKIVNKRHKEHFPDILRRASVHLEVVFGLELKEVDSKGESYALVSQLEISKEENFIGSRGFPKNGLLMPLLGMIYRNGDRATEEEMWAFLNVLGIYIGKWHFMFGEPRKLITKDLVQEEYLEYRQVPSSDPPRYEFLWGPRAHTEANKKKVLEFLAKISATDPGAFQAVYEESVRDIKKQTEQAVNQGSTGRGRLVPRHLSFPRNQETS; encoded by the exons ATGCCTCGTGGTCACAAGAGTAAGCTCCGTGCCCGTGAGAAACGTCGCCAGACCCAAGGTGACGCCCACAGTGCCGATGGTGCTCAGGCAATTGCAGCAGAGGAGGAAGGgtccccttcctcttcctctcctccttttgAGGGGTCTCCCCCGAGCTCCCCTGCTACTGCCGTTCCCCAGGGGCCTCAGAGCATCCCGCCCATCACCACTGGTGCTGCTGGTGCTTCGAGCACAAGAGCTGCTGGAGGGGCCGAGGGCCAAGATGAGGGAGGTCCAAGTTCCTCTGCGGCCCCAGCCCCCACTGAGAGGTCTCAAAGAGACCCCGTAACCCGGAGGGTGAGCATGTTGTTGCAGTTCCTGCTGTACAAGTATAAAATGAAAGAGCCCATTACGaaggcagaaatgatgaagaTCGTCAACAAAAGGCACAAGGAGCACTTCCCTGACATCCTGAGGAGAGCCTCTGTGCACCTGGAGGTGGTCTTTGGGCTTGAGCTGAAGGAAGTCGACTCCAAAGGTGAATCCTATGCCCTTGTCAGCCAATTGGAGATCAGCAAGGAAGAGAATTTTATTGGTAGCAGGGGGTTTCCCAAGAATGGGCTCCTGATGCCTCTCCTGGGCATGATCTACAGGAATGGCGACCGGGCCACCGAGGAGGAGATGTGGGCATTCCTGAATGTGCTGGGGATCTACATTGGGAAGTGGCATTTCATGTTTGGGGAGCCCAGGAAGCTCATCACCAAAGATTTGGTGCAGGAAGAGTACCTGGAGTACCGGCAGGTGCCCAGCAGTGATCCTCCACGCTACGAATTCCTGTGGGGTCCCAGAGCCCACACTGAAGCCAACAAGAAAAAAGTCCTGGAGTTTTTGGCCAAGATCAGTGCTACCGACCCCGGTGCGTTCCAAGCCGTGTATGAAGAA TCTGTACGAGATATAAAAAAGCAGACTGAGCAAGCAGTGAACCAAGGAAGCACAGGTAGGGGAAGATTGGTACCACGCCACCTAAGttttccaaggaaccaagaaacaagcTGA